A portion of the Pseudopipra pipra isolate bDixPip1 chromosome 1, bDixPip1.hap1, whole genome shotgun sequence genome contains these proteins:
- the IL7 gene encoding interleukin-7 produces MFHAFFRSTLPVLPLLLVLSPVNSSSCAMENKTTEIHVKYENILIHDINELVNISAQNRDRCCRNKNNKVFFCNDTQEIESLQSMACNMLRFFHKQRISKAFRWKAAFVSCGTLQVLKCKCEGHRKEKICPHVNVFSKEDTETGEQSRKKCNQEVCELKENISSLRSCWNKFEKIISR; encoded by the exons CCTTTTTTAGATCTACTCTTCCAGTTCTGCCACTGCTCCTTGTTCTGTCTCCAGTGAATTCATCTAGTTGCgcaatggaaaataaaacaactgaAATCCATGTGAAGTATGAGAACATACTAATTCACGACATCAATGAGCTG GTAAATATATCTGCTCAGAATCGTGACAGGTGCTGCaggaacaaaaataacaaagtgTTTTTCTGCAATGATACTCAG GAAATAGAATCATTACAGAGCATGGCATGCAACATGCTCAGATTCTTTCATAAGCAAAGAATCAGCAAAGCCTTTAGATGGAAAGCAGCATTCGTCTCATGTGGGACATTACAGGTTCTGAAGTGCAAATGTGAaggacacagaaaagaaaaa ATTTGTCCACATGTAAATGTATTTAGTAAAGAAGATACAGAGACAGGTGAACAGTCCAGAAAGAAATGTAACCAAGAAGTTTgtgaactgaaagaaaatatatctaGCCTTAGATCCTGCTggaataaatttgaaaaaataatttccaggtGA